The DNA region AGGTAATATTATGGTTGCATATAATATTGGGATCCCTATACTCTATGGTGCCCTTATCGTTGAAAGGCTTACCTGGACAATAATGATTTACTGGCTTATGGTTTTCTTGGCGGGGCTTGGCAGAGAGATAGTTAAGGACATCGCTGATATTGAAGGAGATAAAGTCAAAGGCGTCAAATCTCTCCCCATAACATATGGAGAGAAGCTCTCAAGCATGCTAGCAGTTGTAATGTATCTCATTGCAATACTCCTGAGTCCGTTTCCCTTAACGTCGGGGCATATAAACCGCTTGGGATACGGTGTACCTGTACTAGTTACAGACATCCTCCTCCTCTATTCCATTGTAATTATAGTAAAGAGCCCTGATAGGGTTCATGCACTGAAACACAAGAAGATCGTCCTAATAGGAATGCTGTCAGGACTAATAGGGTTCCTGCTCGGTAATCTCTAATTATCCAGTGGCGTGCCTGGATAAGGCTTCCATCAGAATGAAAACGTGGAAATTGATGGAAAAGTCGAATATAGCTATAATGTAAAAATTGGTTTGATTGCGACGCCCACTAAACTCTTCGTTACTGAGCATGGTAGAATACAGGGGTCAAAATGCGGGTTTAGTTATCTTTAGAGCAAGCGAAGCTGGTAAAGTCAACAGGACATAGATATACCCTATCGGGGGGAGGCGATTTCTTAGATATAGCAACCCTTAAATAATTTCCTTGCGACTCATAGACTGCTAAAGTATAGCCCCTTCTGTTCCTTGTCTCGACTAGCCTGGATAGCATTCCACGGTCACATTCAGATGACTTTAAGCTAAATCCATCTATTGGCACTATTAAGCATTGTTTGTTCAACAGTATAATATTATGTGCAAGAACCCTAGCAGCTTCAAGTGTTTTAGGTTTCCAGTAGATCCTTTCAGTAAGCCCACTATCGACTAGCCTGCCAGAATAAAGTATATGTATTTCATCTGCAAGTTCGAGAGCCTCGTCCTGGTCATGAGTTACATGGATTACTGTTACACTCATGTTCTTCATTATTCCCCTTATTTCCCATCTCAGGTTCTCTCTTAGACTTAGATCTAGGTTAGAATAAGGTTCGTCGAGGAGGACTATTTCCGGTTCAGTGACTAGAGCTCGCGCAATTGATACTCTCTGTCTTTCTCCACCGCTTAACTCGTCAGGCATTCTATTCAACAGTTCGTCTATACGGAGGAGCCTAGCAATATGCCGAGCTTTCTCAACTGCTTCCTCTTTACTGCTTACCTTAGCTTGAAGCGGGAAGATAATATTATCTATAACTGATAAATGGGGAAACAATACTGGTTCCTGGAAAACGAGAGATACAGGCCGCTTGAATGGTGGTACATTATTCATCTTAACATCATTTATGAATAACCCTCCAGACGTCAAGTCCTCTAATCCGGCTATAACTCGGAGTAAAGTCGTTTTACCAGCTCCAGAGGGACCCAGAACCACGTGATATAGTCCTTTCTTGAATGACACATTAATATTAAAAATCCCACTATTTCTAGTGTACTGCTTACTGGCATTCAACAGTTTAACGGCTTCCATTAGCATTCACACCCTCGAACCTAGCTATTATATAAATGGTTATAAGAGTTAGGAACAAAAGAACACCGCTAGCGGCATACGCTTCTCCAAACATTCTGAGAGATCTATACTGATAGATAGCAACCGCTAATGTTGTAGTTCTGACCGTCCTGAGAAAAAGTGTAGCCGTGAATTCTCCCAAACTTATTGCAGCAGCAAATGCAGCAGCAGTCACATACGATTGTTTGGATATTGGTACAGCCACTCTGAACAA from Candidatus Tiamatella incendiivivens includes:
- a CDS encoding UbiA family prenyltransferase, translated to MRRGYLALMRPTNCTMIGFAVIVGAGIAAGRELLSVDVIRLASGFIVGFSFCAVSMTVNDIYDIEIDRVNKLDRPLATGKATVPGAYKLSSALAIIGLLFSTLTGLLTFIIASFSLAVGVYYNAKGKKLGLPGNIMVAYNIGIPILYGALIVERLTWTIMIYWLMVFLAGLGREIVKDIADIEGDKVKGVKSLPITYGEKLSSMLAVVMYLIAILLSPFPLTSGHINRLGYGVPVLVTDILLLYSIVIIVKSPDRVHALKHKKIVLIGMLSGLIGFLLGNL
- a CDS encoding ABC transporter ATP-binding protein, coding for MEAVKLLNASKQYTRNSGIFNINVSFKKGLYHVVLGPSGAGKTTLLRVIAGLEDLTSGGLFINDVKMNNVPPFKRPVSLVFQEPVLFPHLSVIDNIIFPLQAKVSSKEEAVEKARHIARLLRIDELLNRMPDELSGGERQRVSIARALVTEPEIVLLDEPYSNLDLSLRENLRWEIRGIMKNMSVTVIHVTHDQDEALELADEIHILYSGRLVDSGLTERIYWKPKTLEAARVLAHNIILLNKQCLIVPIDGFSLKSSECDRGMLSRLVETRNRRGYTLAVYESQGNYLRVAISKKSPPPDRVYLCPVDFTSFACSKDN